The following are encoded together in the Oncorhynchus clarkii lewisi isolate Uvic-CL-2024 chromosome 25, UVic_Ocla_1.0, whole genome shotgun sequence genome:
- the LOC139383595 gene encoding neuroblast differentiation-associated protein AHNAK-like yields MCDCFNLGFPNWHGSLGTGSGRRLKGPEPDTVDDSICEESSEFIEGERPRPQGSSPVDEYPETDKYKDSDKQGGGGSGKKGKRGFGSLFEKRSPAKMSQLESPESGVIVKMAKETCAEGLVVSGGKEGIFIKEVRPESPASKLLSVHEGDQILSATVYFDDVTYEDALQILEHAQPYKMELLLKRKPIKTSTLESEPALEMIQVEEGSSPEMRGHSKTKRHGDRISWPKFPSFSKSQKSHFKRSHSTSEADDKRKLELSPTTSDTESPIKSQEAVKGKTKKHKIKLSSMKMKGRKSMSVEQPDQDIDILTVERVEGMENQRSQDYIHSPDGLESASVDISQVYVLESESEKIEPTKIRNECIIPDLAGSETKKHKVELISLDKTLKTTDITVALADQESPSTKKSPEGKTKKKENKERSELKFTFKGNEKKDKHKQNIPVKLSLKNLKTPRTDMITSDLSAHDNTLLSPTVVSHTELEECQLPIDINTQVIINESSGETLPSTDKEMSMPKVDICLDMSDIGFIRKSPQIGQEQHLKETYVKTDVNAQEISIHAKVISITMEPDSQMEIQASKLPTERSIDDVLAQIGTRSAPKFKLQRVDPADFVTDKPIKMTDVKIVEKDVKGLTVEDKGLKILPSREDIEIPGIEDASLTSTKAPVIKQPKTAFTLPVEEIQAQTVQMVIDVDRVKEAVSKLPGFKLPKGDIAGLPAHQQITMTDVNAERVDATLSKITDIKAQLDTYVKKTDINALPENLSRSSVTTFKLPKTQLFDLGAHEPITMTEIDHTKRKQEAGKTNEDEIQIELHKQENIEKAGLETIQQKGTPNKVEKEKETGEILEPKLAVPVPEGPTITSEERNRIPATYTKGLDKKANISMPRFGITQTDIRFSDIGIGLPKRDTSVEKKDEVKDESNALHLEMKMSEGEIKLSKVPDSEYSTIQTHVTDLQTPTIQTLSSETMPEVPSSDIKEAVMGIDVQSVDVGRADIQIPDFEAEVPSVEVEIPETVYKDIDVKMKKRQMSFPKFGVKAPEIDVSVLKPDISLPEGNMEVKLPEVEIEVPKLQVEVKDTRFKIPTLKFPKFGAVAPIVTVGLPDVDKDIKLHGTERPEPKLSISGKVHAVDFEKQSDFKKSSVKIPFIDVDVKTKGRELEGQGSKFKLPNQGISLTKVKGPEIDLGVSKKDIDVTLPETNMEIQPPDVELKVSSDEVEMPERAATEIDVKMKKPRISFPGLGFSKPEVCEVDVHLPKVNISLPEGNLGVKKSEVEMTAPEIQVEVKHDIELEGQGSKFKLPKFGISLPKVKGPEIDLSLSKKVIDVTLPEDKVEVQPPDVEIKVPSGQVQMPEGAATEIDVKMKKPRMSFGWFSKPEVKAPEVDVSLPKVGILLPEGKVKFKEPEVEFKAPESQVEVEHDIELHGQGSMFKLPKFGISLPKVKSSEIDLSVSKTDVDINLPERRAALQLPDVEVGVPSVKVEKPEAVSKDIDVKMKMPRMSFPKFGFSKPEVKAPEVDVSFPEVDISLPEERVEVKEPEMEIEAPENQVEIKHGIELEGQGSKFKLPKFGISLPKVKGPEFDLSISKTDVDVNLPERRAVQLPDVEVGVPSVKVEKPEAVSKDTDVKMKMPRMSFPKFGFSKPEVKAPEVDVSLPEVDISLPEENVEVKEPEMEIEAPEIKIEVKDTIGSPSRFKMPTLKFPQFGAAASNITVEVPDVDKDVKVHGSEIPELKPTMSAINIEKPSVDLKGPSIDVDVKSKRLDIVTLPEASVEVQPPSTELKVPSGKGEIPEGVATEIDVKMRKPRMSFGWFSKPEVKAPEVDVSLPKGDMSLPEVKVEVKESEVEIKAPEIQVEIKHGIELEGQGSKFKLPKFGISLPKVKGPEFDLSISKTDVDVNLPERRAVQLPDVEVGVPSVKVEKPEAVSKDTDVKMKMPRMSFPKFGFSKPEVKAPEVDVSLPEVDISLPEENVEVKEPEMEIEAPEIKIEVKDTIGSPSRFKMPTLKFPQFGAAAPNITVEVPDVDKDVKVHGSEIPELKPTMSAINIEKPSVDLKGPSIDVDVKSKRLDIVTLPEASVEVQPPSTELKVPSGKGEIPEGVATEIDVKMRKPRMSFGWFSKPEVKAPEVDVSLPKGDISLPEVKVEVKETEVEIKAPEIQVEMKHGIELEGQGSKFKLPKFGISLPKVKGPEFDLSISKTDVDVNLPERRADQLPDVEVGVPSVKVEKPEAVSKDIDVKMKIPRMSFPKFGFSKPEVKAPEVDVSLPEVDIPLPEENVEVKEPEMEIEAPEIQIEVKDTIGSPSRFKMPTLKFPQFGAAAPNITVEVPDVDKDVKVHGSEIPELKLTMSAINIEKPSVDLKGPSIDVDVKSKILDIVTLPEASVEVQPPSTELKVPSGKGEMPEGVDTEIDVKRRKPRMSFGWFSKPEVKAPEVDVSLPKGDMSLPEVKVEVKESEVEIKAPEIQVEIKHGIELEGQGSKFKLPKFGISLPKVKGPEFDLSISKTDVDVNLPERRADQLPDVEVGVPSVEVEIPEAVSKDIDVKLKKPRMSFPKFGFSKPEVKAPEVDVSLPEVDISLPEERVEVKEPEMEIEAPGIQIEVKETVGSPSRFKMPTLKFPQFGAAASNITVEVPDVDKDVKVHGSEIPELKLTMSAINIEKPSVDLKGPSIDVDVKSKRLDIVTLPEASVEVQPPSTELKVPSGKGEIPEGVTTEIDVKMRKPRMSFGWFSKPEVKSPEVDVSLPKGDISLPEVKVEVKESEVEIKSPEIQVEMKHGIELQGQGSKFKLPKFGISLPKVKGPEFDLSISKTDVDVNLPERRADQLSDVEVGVPSVKVEIPEAVSKDFDVKLKKPRMSFPKFGFSKPEVKALEVDVSHPEVDISLPEEKVEVKEPEMEIEALEIQIEVKDTVGSPSRFKMPTLKFPQFGAAAPNITVEVPDVDKDVKVHGSEIPELKLTMSAINIEKPSVDLKGPSIDVDVKSKTLEIVTLPEASVEVQPPRIELKVSSGEVEMPEGAATEIDVKMKKPRMSFGWFSKPEVKSPEVDVSLPEVDISLPEGKVEVKEPEVEMTAPEIQVEVKHDIELEGQGSKFKLPKFGMSLPKVKGPEMDFSVSKKVIDVTLPEDQVEVQPPDVDIEVPSGEIEMPDGAATGIDVKMKIPQMSFGLFSKPEVKPPEIDVSRPKVDISLSEGNVEVKEPEVEMKAPESQVEMKHEDLSVDGKLETSEMGFKMATFKFPKFGATSKIVVDVSDTEKDIKVPGVEIIDQLLRASLQIDLPEHGDTVDIKGSREVHLHDAGSERPSVKGGMAIAEVYVHEVEVSKLTIDDKGHGSPSKGQGSPSKFKLPTFKMPRLSISKSKPENEHDDINPNVILENYEIQVKPQGPEKSPKLTLTTFGELLRSIDVEFDVPKLEEVEEKLTGSREDITSSGKTELNAQTSVETQSVHKEEEAKEQSKFGWVKFPTFGLSSPSESAKILEKDTSEKGGSEKSPDSVEQDASLTFSVHSSDAFADISSIVTSEQFGPPLASPTKVTVKYSDPIATEVQGDVITSTERTKLIAFEPYLADKVTIPMSSGVSSSSVDTLKLESGTHVSTSNIQAIPDTQKATLLTDFGVQTGTAGVSSASWSVDDTNKTQSDGQTVIERHVVREMSGTDKETVVITQKITHVFVAEPISDETASSIKQIKDTMQSEKMTFFDGAELE; encoded by the exons GTGATCAGATACTCAGTGCCACTGTGTATTTTGACGATGTTACATATGAAGATGCTCTACAGATATTGGAACATGCCCAGCCTTACAAGATGGAGTTACTTCTGAAACGCAAACCAATAAAGACATCCACCCTTGAGAGTGAACCAGCCCTTGAAATGATCCAA GTGGAAGAAGGTTCCTCTCCGGAAATGAGGGGACATTCAAAGACAAAAAGGCATGGTGACCGAATCTCTTGGCCCAAGTTCCCCTCCTTCAGCAAAAGTCAAAAGTCCCATTTTAAGAGGTCTCACAGTACTTCAGAGGCAGATGATAAGAGGAAGCTGGAGCTTAGCCCTACAACAAGTGACACAGAGTCGCCAATAAAATCTCAGGAGGCTGTCAAGGGCAAGACAAAGAAGCATAAGATAAAGTTATCAAGCATGAAGATGAAGGGCCGCAAGAGCATGTCTGTTGAACAGCCggaccaggacatagacatactAACTGTAGAACGTGTAGAGGGTATGGAAAACCAAAGGAGtcaagattacatacactcaccGGATGGTCTAGAGAGCGCATCAGTAGATATATCTCAAGTATATGTGTTAGAATCAGAATCTGAAAAAATTGAACCCACCAAGATAAGAAATGAATGCATTATTCCAGACCTGGCAGGCTCTGAAACTAAAAAACACAAGGTAGAACTCATTAGTCTGGACAAAACTTTGAAAACCACAGACATAACAGTTGCTCTTGCTGATCAAGAAAGTCCCTCAACCAAGAAATCTCCAGAGGGAAAGACAAAGAAGAAAGAGAATAAAGAGAGGTCAGAACTAAAGTTTACATTCAAGGGAAATGAGAAAAAAGACAAACACAAGCAAAACATACCAGTAAAATTATCACTAAAAAACCTGAAGACACCAAGAACAGATATGATAACATCTGATCTGTCTGCACACGACAATACATTGCTGAGCCCAACTGTAGTATCACATACTGAGCTGGAGGAGTGTCAACTCCCAATTGATATCAACACTCAAGTAATCATCAATGAGAGTTCAGGGGAAACCCTACCCTCCACTGATAAGGAAATGAGCATGCCAAAAGTAGACATCTGCCTTGACATGTCAGATATAGGATTTATCAGGAAATCCCCTCAGATTGGACAAGAACAACACCTGAAAGAAACATATGTTAAAACTGATGTGAATGCACAGGAAATTAGCATACATGCTAAGGTCATCAGTATTACAATGGAACCAGACTCGCAGATGGAAATACAAGCTTCAAAGTTACCTACAGAGAGAAGCATTGATGATGTTTTAGCACAAATTGGTACAAGATCTGCTCCCAAATTCAAACTGCAGAGGGTGGACCCTGCTGACTTTGTTACTGACAAACCCATAAAAATGACAGATGTGAAGATTGTAGAAAAGGACGTGAAAGGCCTTACAGTTGAGGATAAGGGGTTAAAGATACTTCCAAGCCGTGAGGATATTGAGATCCCAGGCATAGAAGATGCATCATTAACTAGCACCAAGGCCCCAGTGATAAAACAGCCTAAAACAGCATTCACTCTTCCTGTTGAAGAAATCCAGGCGCAGACTGTACAGATGGTTATAGACGTTGATAGAGTTAAAGAGGCTGTCTCCAAATTGCCAGGGTTCAAGCTGCCGAAGGGTGACATTGCAGGCCTGCCTGCTCATCAACAAATCACAATGACAGACGTGAATGCAGAAAGAGTAGATGCCACACTATCTAAAATCACAGACATAAAGGCACAGTTGGACACGTATGTCAAAAAGACTGACATAAATGCTTTACCAGAAAATTTGAGCAGGAGCTCAGTGACCACATTCAAATTGCCAAAGACCCAACTTTTTGATCTAGGTGCTCATGAACCTATTACTATGACAGAAATAGACCATACAAAAAGAAAACAGGAAGCTGGAAAGACCAATGAGGATGAAATCCAAATTGAACTCCATAAACAAGAGAACATAGAGAAAGCTGGATTGGAAACTATACAACAAAAAGGAACTCCCAACAAAGTGGAAAAGGAAAAAGAGACTGGTGAAATTCTGGAGCCTAAGTTGGCAGTACCAGTACCTGAGGGGCCAACCATCACATCTGAGGAGAGAAATCGTATACCTGCCACTTACACTAAAGGATTAGATAAGAAAGCAAATATTTCAATGCCTAGGTTTGGAATAACACAAACGGATATTAGATTCTCAGACATTGGGATTGGACTACCAAAAAGAGACACCTCGGTGGAAAAGAAGGATGAGGTCAAAGATGAAAGCAATGCATTGCACCTTGAAATGAAAATGTCAGAGGGTGAAATTAAACTCAGCAAAGTACCAGATTCTGAATATTCCACTATCCAAACTCATGTTACAGACCTTCAAACACCTACAATACAAACTTTGAGCTCAGAAACAATGCCAGAGGTACCTTCATCTGACATTAAAGAAGCAGTTATGGGCATTGATGTTCAATCTGTTGATGTCGGGAGAGCAGACATCCAAATACCGGATTTTGAAGCCGAAGTACCCTCCGTTGAAGTTGAAATACCAGAAACAGTTTATAAAGATATTGATGTGAAAATGAAAAAACGACAGATGTCATTCCCCAAATTTGGAGTTAAAGCCCCAGAGATAGATGTTAGTGTGCTAAAACCAGACATCTCTCTTCCCGAAGGAAACATGGAGGTCAAATTGCCTGAGGTGGAAATTGAAGTTCCAAAGCTTCAAGTGGAAGTGAAAGATACAAGATTTAAAATCCCAACTTTAAAATTCCCTAAATTTGGAGCAGTTGCTCCAATCGTCACAGTAGGGTTACCTGATGTGGACAAGGATATCAAACTTCATGGAACTGAAAGACCAGAACCCAAGCTGTCAATATCAGGAAAAGTACATGCAGTTGACTTTGAAAAACAGAGTGACTTTAAAAAATCTAGTGTTAAGATCCCATTTATAGATGTGGATGTGAAGACTAAAGGACGTGAACTGGAGGGACAAGGAAGCAAGTTTAAATTGCCAAATCAGGGAATTTCATTAACAAAAGTAAAAGGTCCTGAGATAGATTTAGGTGTATCGAAGAAAGACATAGATGTCACTTTACCAGAGACCAACATGGAGATCCAACCACCTGATGTTGAACTCAAAGTGTCTTCTGATGAAGTTGAAATGCCTGAACGAGCTGCTACAGAGATTGATGTAAAAATGAAAAAGCCACGGATTTCATTTCCAGGGCTTGGATTTTCAAAACCTGAAGTATGTGAGGTTGATGTCCATCTTCCAAAGGTGAATATTTCTCTTCCAGAAGGAAATCTGGGGGTCAAAAAGTCAGAGGTGGAAATGACAGCTCCAGAGATTCAAGTTGAAGTGAAACATGATATTGAGCTTGAGGGACAAGGAAGTAAGTTCAAACTACCCAAATTTGGAATCTCATTGCCAAAGGTAAAAGGTCCTGAGATTGATTTAAGTTTATCAAAGAAAGTCATAGATGTCACTTTACCAGAGGACAAAGTGGAGGTCCAACCACCTGATGTTGAAATCAAAGTGCCTTCTGGTCAAGTTCAAATGCCAGAGGGAGCTGCTACAGAGATTGATGTGAAAATGAAGAAGCCCCGAATGTCATTTGGATGGTTTTCAAAACCAGAAGTGAAAGCACCGGAGGTTGATGTCAGTCTTCCAAAGGTGGGCATTTTGCTTCCAGAAGGAAAGGTGAAGTTCAAAGAGCCAGAGGTGGAATTTAAAGCTCCAGAGAGTCAAGTTGAAGTGGAACATGATATTGAGCTTCATGGACAAGGAAGTATGTTCAAACTACCTAAATTTGGAATCTCATTGCCGAAGGTTAAAAGTTCTGAAATTGACTTAAGTGTGTCAAAAACAGATGTAGATATCAACTTACCAGAGAGAAGAGCAGCTCTTCAACTACCTGACGTTGAAGTTGGAGTGCCCTCTGTTAAAGTTGAAAAACCAGAAGCAGTTTCTAAAGATATTGATGTGAAAATGAAAATGCCCAGAATGTCTTTCCCCAAATTTGGATTTTCAAAACCAGAAGTGAAAGCACCCGAGGTTGATGTCAGTTTTCCAGAGGTGGATATTTCTCTTCCAGAGGAAAGGGTGGAGGTAAAAGAGCCTGAGATGGAAATTGAAGCTCCAGAAAATCAAGTTGAAATTAAACATGGAATTGAGCTTGAGGGACAAGGAAGTAAGTTCAAACTACCAAAATTTGGAATCTCATTGCCGAAGGTGAAAGGTCCTGAATTTGACTTAAGTATCTCAAAGACAGATGTAGATGTCAACTTACCAGAGAGAAGAGCAGTCCAACTACCTGATGTTGAAGTTGGAGTGCCCTCTGTTAAAGTTGAAAAACCAGAAGCAGTTTCTAAAGATACTGATGTGAAAATGAAAATGCCCAGAATGTCTTTCCCCAAATTTGGATTTTCAAAACCAGAAGTTAAAGCACCCGAGGTTGATGTCAGTCTTCCAGAGGTGGATATTTCTCTTCCAGAAGAAAATGTGGAGGTCAAAGAGCCTGAGATGGAAATTGAAGCTCCAGAGATTAAAATTGAGGTGAAAGATACCATAGGCTCCCCCTCAAGATTCAAAATGCCAACTTTAAAATTCCCTCAATTTGGAGCAGCTGCTTCAAACATCACAGTAGAGGTACCTGATGTGGACAAGGACGTCAAGGTTCATGGATCTGAAATTCCAGAACTCAAACCGACAATGTCAGCAATTAACATTGAAAAGCCAAGTGTTGACCTTAAAGGCCCATCTATAGATGTGGATGTGAAGAGCAAAAGACTTGACATTGTCACTTTACCAGAGGCCAGCGTGGAGGTCCAACCACCTAGCACTGAACTCAAAGTGCCTTCTGGTAAAGGTGAAATTCCTGAGGGAGTTGCTAcagaaattgatgtaaaaatgagAAAGCCACGGATGTCATTTGGATGGTTTTCAAAACCAGAAGTGAAGGCACCGGAGGTTGATGTCAGTCTTCCAAAGGGGGATATGTCTCTTCCAGAGGTAAAGGTGGAGGTCAAAGAGTCAGAGGTGGAAATTAAAGCTCCAGAAATTCAAGTTGAAATTAAACATGGAATTGAGCTTGAGGGACAAGGAAGTAAATTCAAACTACCTAAATTTGGAATCTCATTGCCGAAGGTTAAAGGTCCTGAATTTGACTTAAGTATCTCAAAGACAGATGTAGATGTCAACTTACCAGAGAGAAGAGCAGTCCAACTACCTGATGTTGAAGTTGGAGTGCCCTCTGTTAAAGTTGAAAAACCAGAAGCAGTTTCTAAAGATACTGATGTGAAAATGAAAATGCCCAGAATGTCTTTCCCCAAATTTGGATTTTCAAAACCAGAAGTTAAAGCACCCGAGGTTGATGTCAGTCTTCCAGAGGTGGATATTTCTCTTCCAGAAGAAAATGTGGAGGTCAAAGAGCCTGAGATGGAAATTGAAGCTCCAGAGATTAAAATTGAGGTGAAAGATACCATAGGCTCCCCCTCAAGATTCAAAATGCCAACTTTAAAATTCCCTCAATTTGGAGCAGCAGCTCCAAACATCACAGTAGAGGTACCTGATGTGGACAAGGACGTCAAGGTTCATGGATCTGAAATTCCAGAACTCAAACCGACAATGTCAGCAATTAACATTGAAAAGCCAAGTGTTGACCTTAAAGGCCCATCTATAGATGTGGATGTGAAGAGCAAAAGACTTGACATTGTCACTTTACCAGAGGCCAGCGTGGAGGTCCAACCACCTAGCACTGAACTCAAAGTGCCTTCTGGTAAAGGTGAAATTCCTGAGGGAGTTGCTAcagaaattgatgtaaaaatgagAAAGCCACGGATGTCATTTGGATGGTTTTCAAAACCAGAAGTGAAAGCACCGGAGGTTGATGTCAGTCTTCCAAAGGGGGATATTTCTCTTCCAGAGGTAAAGGTGGAGGTCAAAGAGACAGAGGTGGAAATTAAAGCTCCAGAAATTCAAGTTGAAATGAAACATGGAATTGAGCTTGAGGGACAAGGAAGTAAGTTCAAACTACCAAAATTTGGAATCTCATTGCCGAAGGTGAAAGGTCCTGAATTTGACTTAAGTATCTCAAAGACAGATGTAGATGTCAACTTACCAGAGAGAAGAGCAGACCAACTACCTGATGTTGAAGTTGGAGTGCCCTCTGTTAAAGTTGAAAAACCAGAAGCAGTTTCTAAAGATATTGATGTGAAAATGAAAATACCCAGAATGTCTTTCCCCAAATTTGGATTTTCAAAACCAGAAGTTAAAGCACCCGAGGTTGATGTCAGTCTTCCAGAGGTGGATATTCCTCTTCCAGAAGAAAATGTGGAGGTCAAAGAGCCTGAGATGGAAATTGAAGCTCCAGAGATTCAAATTGAGGTGAAAGATACCATAGGCTCCCCCTCAAGATTCAAAATGCCAACTTTAAAATTCCCTCAATTTGGAGCAGCTGCTCCAAACATCACAGTAGAGGTACCTGATGTGGACAAGGACGTCAAGGTTCATGGATCTGAAATTCCAGAACTCAAACTGACAATGTCAGCAATTAACATTGAAAAGCCAAGTGTTGACCTTAAAGGCCCATCTATAGATGTGGATGTGAAGAGCAAAATACTTGACATTGTCACTTTACCAGAGGCCAGCGTGGAGGTCCAACCACCTAGCACTGAACTCAAAGTGCCTTCTGGTAAAGGTGAAATGCCTGAGGGAGTTGATACAGAAATTGATGTAAAAAGGAGAAAGCCACGGATGTCATTTGGATGGTTTTCAAAACCAGAAGTGAAGGCACCGGAGGTTGATGTCAGTCTTCCAAAGGGGGATATGTCTCTTCCAGAGGTAAAGGTGGAGGTCAAAGAGTCAGAGGTGGAAATTAAAGCTCCAGAAATTCAAGTTGAAATTAAACATGGAATTGAGCTTGAGGGACAAGGAAGTAAATTCAAACTACCTAAATTTGGAATCTCATTGCCGAAGGTTAAAGGTCCTGAATTTGACTTAAGTATCTCAAAGACAGATGTAGATGTCAACTTACCAGAGAGAAGAGCAGACCAACTACCTGATGTTGAAGTAGGAGTGCCCTCTGTTGAAGTTGAAATACCAGAAGCAGTCTCTAAAGACATTGATGTGAAATTGAAAAAGCCCCGAATGTCATTCCCCAAATTTGGATTTTCAAAACCAGAAGTTAAAGCACCCGAGGTTGATGTCAGTCTTCCAGAGGTGGATATTTCTCTTCCAGAGGAAAGGGTGGAGGTCAAAGAGCCTGAGATGGAAATTGAAGCTCCAGGTATTCAAATTGAGGTGAAAGAGACTGTAGGCTCCCCCTCAAGATTCAAAATGCCAACTTTAAAATTCCCTCAATTTGGAGCAGCTGCTTCAAACATCACAGTAGAGGTACCTGATGTGGACAAGGACGTCAAGGTTCATGGATCTGAAATTCCAGAGCTCAAACTGACAATGTCAGCAATTAACATTGAAAAACCAAGTGTTGACCTTAAAGGCCCATCTATAGATGTGGATGTGAAGAGCAAAAGACTTGACATTGTCACTTTACCAGAGGCCAGCGTGGAGGTCCAACCACCTAGCACTGAACTCAAAGTGCCTTCTGGTAAAGGTGAAATTCCTGAGGGAGTTACTAcagaaattgatgtaaaaatgagAAAGCCACGAATGTCATTTGGATGGTTTTCAAAACCAGAAGTGAAATCACCGGAGGTTGATGTCAGTCTTCCAAAGGGAGATATTTCTCTTCCAGAGGTAAAGGTGGAGGTCAAAGAGTCAGAGGTGGAAATTAAATCTCCAGAAATTCAAGTTGAAATGAAACATGGAATTGAGCTTCAGGGACAAGGAAGTAAGTTCAAACTACCAAAATTTGGAATCTCATTGCCGAAGGTTAAAGGTCCTGAGTTTGACTTAAGTATCTCAAAGACAGATGTAGATGTCAACTTACCAGAGAGAAGAGCAGACCAACTATCTGATGTTGAAGTAGGAGTGCCCTCTGTTAAAGTTGAAATACCAGAAGCAGTTTCTAAAGATTTTGATGTGAAATTGAAAAAGCCCCGAATGTCATTCCCCAAATTTGGATTTTCAAAACCAGAAGTTAAAGCACTAGAGGTTGATGTCAGTCATCCAGAGGTGGATATTTCTCTTCCAGAAGAAAAGGTGGAGGTCAAAGAGCCTGAGATGGAAATTGAAGCTCTAGAGATTCAAATTGAGGTGAAAGATACCGTAGGCTCCCCCTCAAGATTCAAAATGCCAACTTTAAAATTCCCTCAATTTGGAGCAGCTGCTCCAAACATCACAGTAGAGGTACCTGATGTGGACAAGGACGTCAAGGTTCATGGATCTGAAATTCCAGAGCTCAAACTGACAATGTCAGCAATTAACATTGAAAAGCCAAGTGTTGACCTTAAAGGCCCATCTATAGATGTGGATGTGAAGAGTAAAACACTTGAAATTGTCACTTTACCAGAGGCCAGCGTGGAGGTCCAACCACCTAGAATTGAACTCAAAGTGTCTTCTGGTGAAGTTGAAATGCCTGAGGGAGCTGCTACAGAAATTGATGTGAAAATGAAAAAGCCACGGATGTCATTTGGATGGTTTTCAAAACCAGAAGTGAAATCACCTGAGGTTGATGTCAGTCTTCCAGAGGTGGATATTTCTCTTCCAGAGGGAAAAGTGGAGGTCAAAGAGCCTGAGGTGGAAATGACAGCTCCAGAGATTCAAGTTGAAGTGAAACATGATATTGAGCTTGAGGGACAAGGAAGTAAGTTCAAACTACCCAAATTTGGAATGTCATTGCCAAAGGTAAAAGGTCCTGAAATGGATTTCAGTGTATCAAAGAAAGTCATAGATGTCACTTTACCAGAGGACCAAGTGGAGGTCCAACCACCTGATGTTGATATCGAAGTGCCTTCTGGTGAAATTGAAATGCCCGATGGAGCTGCTACAGGAATTGATGTGAAAATGAAAATACCACAGATGTCATTTGGATTGTTTTCCAAACCAGAAGTGAAACCACCTGAGATTGATGTCAGTCGTCCAAAGGTTGACATTTCGCTTTCAGAGGGAAATGTGGAGGTCAAAGAGCCTGAGGTGGAAATGAAAGCTCCGGAGAGTCAAGTTGAAATGAAACATGAAGATTTATCAGTTGATGGAAAACTAGAAACATCAGAGATGGGATTCAAAATGGCAACATTCAAATTCCCTAAATTTGGCGCAACGTCAAAGATTGTAGTTGATGTCTCTGATACAGAGAAGGATATTAAAGTGCCTGGGGTAGAAATTATAGATCAACTACTTCGAGCTTCATTACAAATTGATTTACCCGAGCACGGGGACACAGTTGACATTAAAGGATCTAGAGAAGTACATCTACATGATGCTGGATCTGAAAGGCCCTCAGTTAAAGGTGGAATGGCAATAGCCGAAGTGTATGTTCATGAAGTTGAAGTTTCAAAACTGACAATTGATGATAAAGGCCATGGTTCCCCCAGCAAAGGTCAAGGCTCGCCTAGTAAATTCAAACTTCCAACCTTTAAAATGCCCAGATTAAGCATTTCAAAATCCAAACCTGAGAATGAACATGATGATATAAATCCAAATGTTATTTTGGAGAATTATGAGATTCAAGTAAAACCACAAGGACCAGAGAAATCACCAAAGTTGACTTTGACAACATTTGGGGAGCTATTAAGAAGCATTGATGTTGAATTTGATGTTCCCAAATTAGAGGAAGTGGAAGAGAAGCTCACAGGCTCAAGGGAAGATATAACATCCTCAGGGAAAACCGAACTAAATGCTCAAACCAGTGTTGAAACCCAGTCTGTGCATAAAGAGGAAGAAGCCAAAGAACAATCTAAATTTGGGTGGGTTAAGTTTCCCACATTTGGACTATCTTCTCCTTCAGAATCTGCCAAGATTTTAGAAAAAGACACTTCTGAGAAAGGAGGAAGTGAGAAAAGCCCTGACTCTGTGGAACAGGACGCCAGCTTGACCTTTTCAGTACACTCATCAGATGCTTTTGCAGATATTAGTTCAATAGTCACAAGCGAACAATTTGGTCCACCATTGGCCTCTCCAACCAAAGTCACAGTGAAATATTCTGACCCTATTGCCACTGAAGTACAGGGTGATGTCATCACCTCCACAGAAAGGACAAAATTGATTGCCTTTGAACCCTACTTGGCAGATAAAGTCACCATTCCAATGTCCTCCGGAGTTTCCTCCTCATCAGTGGACACCCTAAAATTGGAGTCTGGTACACATGTCAGCACATCCAATATACAAGCAATACCAGACACACAGAAGGCCACACTCTTAACAGATTTTGGAGTGCAGACAGGGACCGCCGGAGTTTCTTCTGCATCTTGGTCAGTGGAcgacaccaacaaaacacagagtgATGGGCAAACAGTTATTGAGAGGCATGTAGTTAGGGAAATGTCAGGCACTGACAAGGAAACGGTTGTCATAACCCAAAAAATTACACATGTGTTTGTGGCTGAGCCCATCTCAGATGAAACAGCCTCATCTATCAAACAGATAAAAGACACTATGCAGTCTGAGAAAATGACATTTTTTGATGGGGCTGAATTGGAGTGA